In a single window of the Coregonus clupeaformis isolate EN_2021a chromosome 10, ASM2061545v1, whole genome shotgun sequence genome:
- the LOC121543262 gene encoding cytoplasmic dynein 1 light intermediate chain 1: protein MASALRITSTANTLNSIENQTSEEEDGQNLWSSILSEVSTRSRSKLPSGKNVLIMGETGAGKTTLIAKLQGVEEYMKGRGLEYLYFNVHDDDIDDHAMCNAWILDGDLYHKGLQKFAVCGENLADTMALLVVDMSRPWTVLDSLQKWASVLREHIDKLRVNPETLRDMEQRLVRQFQEYTEPGGDHSASPKRRNPMAGEAEEECVVLPLGEETLTHNLGVPVMVVCTKCDTFVSLEKEHDYREEHFDFIQSHIRHFCLQYGAALLYTSMKENKNIDLLYKYLVHRLYGFPFDMLAQVVEKDSVFIPSGWDNEKKVAILYETFQSLKREDKFEEVIVQPPVRKFVHEKELGAEDDQVFLLKLQTLLSKQPPAAAGRPVDTTNRAPTGSPRVSNRSATANVANVMPMQPGGQTSEGVLANFFNSLLSKKTGEGGGANNTPRTVRKSGSKMGLDGEPEASSPTSPSPPADMEES, encoded by the exons ATGGCTTCTGCATTGAGAATTACGTCAACTGCAAATACACTAAATTCTATAGAAAATCAAACCAGCGAGGAGGAGGATGGCCAGAATTTATG GTCCTCTATTTTGAGTGAGGTATCGACGCGTTCACGGTCAAAATTGCCGTCTGGGAAAAATGTTCTTATTATGG GTGAGACGGGGGCAGGTAAGACCACTCTGATAGCCAAACTGCAGGGAGTTGAAGAATACATGAAAGGCAGAGGACTGGAGTACCTGTACTTTAACGTTCACGATGATGACATCGATG aTCATGCTATGTGTAACGCATGGATTCTGGACGGTGACCTGTATCACAAAGGCCTCCAGAAGTTTGCTGTGTGTGGGGAGAACCTGGCCGACACTATGGCCCTGCTGGTAGTGGACATGTCCAGGCCGTGGACGGTGCTGGACTCTCTGCAGAAGTGGGCCAGCGTGCTGCGAGAACACATCGACAAGCTCCGAGTCAACCCAGAGACACTGAGGGACATGGAACAGAGAT tggTCCGACAGTTCCAGGAGTACACAGAGCCAGGGGGAGACCACAGCGCCTCTCCCAAGAGGAGGAACCCCATGGCTGGGGAGGCTGAGGAGGAGTGTGTGGTCCTCCCTTTGGGAGAggagacactcacacacaacctGGGCGTGCCTGTTATGGTGGTGTGCACAAAG TGTGACACGTTTGTCAGTCTAGAGAAAGAGCATGACTACCGGGAAGAACACTTTGACTTCATCCAGTCTCACATCCGACACTTCTGCTTGCAGT ATGGCGCTGCGCTGCTATACACGTCAATGAAGGAGAACAAGAACATAGACCTATTGTATAAATACCTGGTCCATAGATTATACGGGTTTCCCTTTGACATGCTGGCCCAGGTGGTGGAGAAAGACTCAGTATTCAT CCCATCAGGATGGGATAATGAAAAAAAGGTCGCCATTTTATATGAAACCTTTCAGTCGTTGAAAAGGGAAGACAAGTTTGAGGAGGTTATCGTCCAGCCTCCTGTTAGAAAG tTTGTACATGAAAAGGAACTAGGTGCGGAGGATGACCAAGTGTTTCTCCTAAAGCTTCAG ACCCTGTTGTCCAAGCAGCCCCCAGCGGCGGCAGGCAGACCAGTG gACACCACAAACAGAGCACCCACTGGCTCTCCTCGGGTGTCAAACCGATCGGCAACAGCAAACGTGGCCAATGTGATGCCCATGCAACCAG GCGGGCAGACCAGCGAGGGCGTGCTGGCTAACTTCTTCAACAGTCTGCTGAGCAAGAAGACCGGGGAAGGGGGTGGGGCCAACAACACGCCCAGAACAGTCCGGAAATCAG GGTCAAAGATGGGACTAGACGGTGAGCCAGAGGCATCCTCCCCCACCTCACCCTCCCCCCCAGCCGACATGGAGGAGTCCTGA
- the LOC123491640 gene encoding H-2 class II histocompatibility antigen, E-S beta chain-like yields MSLLNFSSIHLVLLSSLSVVDGYFGHYEMRCRFSSKDPHDVEFLIQVYGNKKLLGQYNSTTEECTVYTQWMKNFTETACKGPAFLAERREEMKKYCSGNVPVVYGYLLDKTVEPYIRLRSVEPFSTRHPAMLLCSAYGFYPKPIRVTWLRDGQEVTANVTSTEELANGDWTYQIHSHLEYTPTPGEKITCMVEHFSLTEPKLYDWDPSLPKPERNKMVIGACGLLLGVVFIAAGLIYYRKKSTAGGVLVPTMVLPESYGAI; encoded by the exons ATGGCTATTTTGGACACTATGAGATGAGGTGTCGGTTCAGCTCCAAGGATCCCCATGATGTTGAGTTTCTGATACAGGTCTACGGCAACAAGAAGTTACTGGGACAATACAACAGCACAACAGAAGAATGTACGGTATACACACAATGGATGAAGAACTTCACTGAAACGGCCTGCAAAGGCCCTGCTTTTCtggctgagaggagagaagaaatgAAGAAATACTGCAGCGGCAACGTTCCTGTGGTGTATGGGTACTTACTAGATAAGACAG TTGAGCCCTACATCAGACTGAGGTCAGTGGAGCCGTTCAGTACTAGACACCCGGCCATGCTCTTGTGCAGCGCCTACGGCTTCTACCCCAAACCCATCAGAGTGACATGGCTAAGAGACGGACAGGAAGTGACCGCAAATGTGACTTCCACAGAGGAGCTGGCCAATGGGGACTGGACCTACCAGATCCACTCCCACTTGGAGTACACGCCCACACCTGGAGAGAAAATCACCTGTATGGTGGAGCACTTCAGCCTCACTGAGCCCAAACTGTATGactggg ACCCCTCCCTGCCTAAGCCTGAGAGGAATAAGATGGTGATCGGGGCCTGTGGGCTGCTGCTGGGGGTGGTCTTTATAGCAGCTGGACTGATCTACTACAGGAAGAAATCTACTG CAGGAGGAGTGTTGGTGCCAACCATGGTTTTACCAGAAAGTTATGGCGCCATCTAG